From a region of the Thermococcus sp. 21S7 genome:
- a CDS encoding Na+/H+ antiporter NhaC family protein gives MSDFGILSLLPPLVAIGLAILTKRVLFALFFGVWVGGLLVAGGNPIGATTETLKWIAFNIASAWEENGQIMTDLWNTRILLFDALIGAGVALIYKAGGMNAIAKAVTRKIKTSRAASLMAAIFGTIIFFDDYTNTIIVGNTMRPITDRARVSREFLAYADDSTAAPVAVLAVVSTWIGYELGLLKDAIASVGANISAYSAWFSSWPYRFYPILAVILVYLVAITHRHYGPMLRAEYRARTEGKVMRDGAQPMMTTEVDVGMPIEGKESVWVFILPVAALVFMTFLGLWVTGGGSAAYAKGGFQEVLSNADSTWALVWGSFSMVIVAMALVLAMRIMSLEDVEHTLVAGMKQMHFAMMILILAWSIKSACDAVGTADYIVEVAQNVLSPGLVPFVVFVVAAFISFTTGTSWGTFAIMMPIAVPLSYQLSGSFGPIVYASIASVFAGGVFGDHCSPISDTTIMSSMFSGCDHIDHVNTQIPYALTAGFVGALMLLLFAAGLRNGWVLLVIAVPLLVVLHRLLSEWYGKRTGIPHGKVPIYVVED, from the coding sequence ATGAGTGACTTTGGAATTCTGTCGCTGCTTCCTCCACTGGTGGCCATTGGGCTGGCCATCCTGACGAAGAGGGTGCTGTTCGCTTTGTTTTTTGGAGTGTGGGTCGGTGGACTGCTGGTGGCCGGAGGGAACCCAATAGGTGCCACTACCGAAACGCTGAAGTGGATAGCATTCAACATAGCATCCGCCTGGGAGGAGAACGGACAGATTATGACCGACCTCTGGAACACGAGAATTCTCCTCTTTGACGCGCTCATAGGTGCAGGGGTGGCGCTGATATACAAAGCCGGAGGCATGAACGCCATAGCGAAGGCGGTAACGCGGAAGATTAAAACCAGCCGCGCCGCTTCCCTCATGGCGGCTATCTTCGGGACGATAATATTCTTCGACGATTACACCAACACCATCATAGTCGGCAACACCATGAGGCCAATAACCGACAGGGCAAGGGTTTCAAGGGAGTTCTTAGCTTACGCCGACGATTCCACCGCTGCTCCTGTGGCGGTTCTGGCGGTCGTCTCCACATGGATTGGCTACGAGCTCGGCCTCCTTAAGGACGCGATAGCGAGCGTCGGTGCGAACATAAGCGCCTACTCCGCCTGGTTCTCAAGCTGGCCCTACAGGTTCTACCCCATCCTGGCGGTCATCCTCGTCTACCTCGTTGCAATCACCCACAGGCACTACGGCCCGATGCTTCGCGCCGAGTACCGCGCCAGGACCGAAGGCAAGGTGATGCGCGACGGGGCGCAGCCGATGATGACGACGGAAGTGGACGTTGGAATGCCCATAGAGGGCAAGGAAAGCGTCTGGGTGTTTATACTTCCGGTTGCGGCGCTCGTCTTCATGACCTTCCTCGGCCTGTGGGTTACCGGCGGAGGCAGCGCCGCTTACGCGAAGGGTGGCTTCCAGGAGGTCCTGTCCAACGCCGACTCAACGTGGGCCCTCGTCTGGGGTTCGTTCTCCATGGTCATCGTCGCAATGGCCCTCGTTCTGGCGATGAGGATAATGAGCCTTGAGGACGTCGAGCACACCCTGGTCGCGGGAATGAAGCAGATGCACTTCGCCATGATGATACTCATCCTTGCATGGAGCATCAAGAGCGCCTGCGATGCGGTTGGTACGGCCGACTACATAGTCGAGGTGGCCCAGAACGTCCTCTCGCCTGGACTGGTGCCCTTCGTGGTCTTCGTGGTGGCGGCGTTCATCTCCTTCACGACGGGAACGAGCTGGGGAACCTTCGCCATAATGATGCCGATAGCGGTTCCTCTCTCGTACCAGCTCAGCGGGAGCTTCGGACCTATCGTCTACGCCAGCATCGCCTCCGTCTTCGCGGGAGGAGTCTTCGGCGACCACTGCTCACCGATCAGCGACACGACCATCATGAGTTCCATGTTCTCAGGCTGCGACCACATCGACCACGTGAACACCCAGATACCCTACGCCCTCACCGCGGGCTTCGTTGGCGCCCTCATGCTCCTGCTCTTCGCCGCGGGCCTGAGGAACGGCTGGGTACTGCTCGTCATCGCGGTACCGCTGCTCGTTGTACTCCACCGCCTCCTCAGCGAATGGTACGGCAAAAGAACCGGAATCCCGCACGGGAAGGTTCCCATCTACGTTGTGGAGGACTGA
- a CDS encoding tRNA-binding protein → MWDTSKDYRLLVAEKAVELFLKTVEHAKFKGKWNKKGAIQLAKEMIPEIQAMRYSYVEPKELIETPQMKALKEKASGIIEALGGEDWHHKFISLADKSEREKVEEQVAKVRFFLNTILGLDKRLALGKINDPVIAVDIKVGEVMSVGKHPNADRLLVTNVNIGDRAITVVTNDMTVKEGNRVAVALLPPANFRGIVSEGMFLGAGEGVLKDVNGEIGGLPKGVPLEAFNETRNLVEAFLKG, encoded by the coding sequence ATGTGGGACACGAGCAAGGATTACCGCTTACTGGTGGCGGAGAAGGCGGTGGAGCTGTTCCTGAAGACGGTGGAGCACGCGAAGTTCAAGGGGAAGTGGAACAAGAAGGGAGCGATTCAGCTGGCGAAGGAGATGATTCCGGAGATACAGGCGATGAGGTACAGCTACGTGGAGCCGAAGGAGCTGATTGAGACACCGCAGATGAAGGCCCTGAAGGAGAAGGCCAGCGGCATAATCGAGGCCCTTGGAGGAGAGGACTGGCACCACAAGTTCATCAGCCTGGCGGATAAGAGCGAGCGCGAGAAGGTCGAGGAGCAGGTGGCTAAAGTCCGCTTCTTCCTCAACACAATCCTCGGCCTCGACAAGCGCCTCGCCCTTGGGAAGATAAACGACCCGGTCATAGCAGTTGATATAAAGGTCGGCGAGGTTATGAGCGTCGGCAAGCACCCGAACGCTGACCGATTGCTAGTTACCAACGTGAACATCGGAGATAGAGCTATTACCGTCGTCACCAACGACATGACAGTGAAGGAAGGGAACCGCGTGGCTGTCGCGTTACTCCCGCCGGCCAACTTCCGTGGAATCGTCAGCGAGGGAATGTTCCTCGGCGCCGGAGAGGGCGTCCTCAAGGACGTAAATGGAGAGATAGGCGGCCTGCCCAAGGGAGTTCCGCTTGAGGCCTTCAACGAGACGAGGAATCTCGTAGAGGCGTTTTTGAAGGGGTGA
- a CDS encoding prefoldin subunit beta has product MQNIPPQVQAMLGQLESYQQQLQLVIQQKQKIQLELTEAKKALEELEKVEDGTVIYKTVGTLIVKTDKAKAVGELEEKVETLEVRLNALERQEKKLNEKLKELTAKIQSALRPTAG; this is encoded by the coding sequence ATGCAGAACATCCCGCCCCAGGTTCAGGCCATGCTCGGCCAGCTTGAGAGCTACCAGCAGCAGCTCCAGCTCGTCATCCAGCAGAAGCAGAAGATCCAGCTTGAACTCACCGAGGCAAAGAAAGCGTTGGAAGAGCTTGAGAAGGTCGAGGACGGAACCGTCATCTACAAGACCGTTGGAACGCTCATCGTCAAGACCGACAAGGCTAAGGCCGTTGGGGAGCTGGAGGAGAAGGTCGAGACCCTGGAAGTTCGCCTGAACGCCCTTGAGAGGCAGGAAAAGAAGCTCAACGAGAAGCTCAAGGAGCTTACCGCGAAGATACAGTCCGCCCTCAGACCCACCGCGGGCTGA
- a CDS encoding aldo/keto reductase, translating to MGTWGIGGKESPDYSRDGESVEALRYGLELGINLIDTAEFYGAGHSEELVGKAIKGFEREELFIVSKVWPTNFGYAKAKKAARASARRLGTYIDLYLLHWPGESWRKIEETLHALEELVDGGLIRYIGVSNFDLELLRRSQDAMRKYEIVANQVKYSLSDRWPETSGLLDYMKREGIALMAYTPLEKGSLARNPCLAEIGRKYGKTPAQVALNYLIWEENVVAIPKAGRKEHVEENAGAMGWRLSREDREKARRCL from the coding sequence ATGGGCACGTGGGGCATCGGTGGAAAGGAGAGCCCGGACTACTCGCGCGACGGGGAGAGCGTCGAGGCCCTGAGGTACGGTCTTGAACTCGGGATTAACCTCATAGACACGGCTGAGTTCTATGGGGCGGGCCATTCTGAGGAACTTGTGGGTAAGGCTATCAAGGGCTTCGAGAGGGAGGAGCTCTTCATAGTCAGCAAGGTTTGGCCGACGAACTTCGGCTACGCTAAAGCAAAGAAAGCCGCGAGGGCGAGCGCGAGAAGGCTCGGCACGTACATAGACCTCTACCTGCTCCACTGGCCCGGTGAGAGCTGGAGGAAAATCGAGGAGACGCTCCACGCACTCGAAGAACTGGTTGATGGAGGGCTGATCCGCTACATTGGTGTGAGCAACTTCGACCTTGAGCTTCTCAGGCGTTCCCAGGATGCCATGAGGAAGTATGAGATAGTGGCCAACCAGGTCAAGTACTCGCTCAGTGACAGGTGGCCCGAAACGAGCGGGCTTCTCGATTACATGAAGCGTGAGGGTATCGCTTTGATGGCATACACTCCCCTTGAAAAGGGCTCCCTCGCGAGGAACCCTTGTTTAGCTGAGATTGGACGGAAGTACGGCAAAACCCCCGCCCAGGTCGCGCTCAACTACCTCATCTGGGAGGAGAACGTCGTGGCCATTCCAAAGGCCGGCAGGAAGGAGCACGTGGAAGAGAACGCCGGTGCCATGGGCTGGAGGTTGAGTAGGGAAGACCGGGAGAAAGCCAGGAGGTGCCTTTGA
- a CDS encoding HIT domain-containing protein — protein sequence MKIMWAPWRIEYIRSPKHDGCIFCDFPKENRDKERLILYRGKHCFIIMNNYPYNPGHVMIAPYRHVGRWEDLTDYELLEMMRLSQLMIKALKKTMNPQGFNMGVNLGRVAGAGIDDHVHLHIVPRWNGDTNFMPVIADTKVIPESLEEAYDELKRAIEEIAEETSEFS from the coding sequence ATGAAGATAATGTGGGCACCGTGGCGCATCGAGTACATACGCTCACCAAAGCACGATGGATGTATATTCTGCGATTTCCCGAAGGAGAACCGCGATAAGGAGAGGCTCATCCTCTACCGCGGGAAGCACTGCTTCATAATCATGAACAACTACCCCTACAATCCCGGTCACGTTATGATAGCCCCCTACCGGCACGTTGGAAGGTGGGAGGATTTAACCGACTACGAGCTTCTTGAGATGATGCGGCTCTCCCAGCTCATGATAAAGGCCCTGAAGAAGACGATGAACCCGCAGGGCTTCAACATGGGCGTGAACCTCGGCCGCGTTGCCGGCGCCGGAATAGACGACCACGTGCACCTCCACATAGTGCCGAGGTGGAACGGGGACACGAACTTCATGCCGGTAATAGCCGACACCAAGGTAATCCCTGAGTCGCTTGAAGAAGCCTACGACGAGCTGAAGAGGGCTATAGAGGAGATAGCGGAGGAGACCTCCGAATTCTCCTGA
- the thyX gene encoding FAD-dependent thymidylate synthase has translation MGNGIRVTLVNYTKKPLETVTWAALISYWDEWETEAFERMGEGDVGMHLPRVLGYGHESILEHAVLTFSIEGCSRVCSHQLVRHRLASYTQQSQRYIILNPNDVEETFVIPESIKERPELYEKWKNLMREAIELYEESYKAGIHQEDARFILPQAVRTKLVVTMNLRELKHFFGLRLCERAQWEIREVAWKMLEEIARNDELRPIIRWAKLGPRCVQLGYCPERELMPEGCWKRTKEKWRRIAGI, from the coding sequence ATGGGGAATGGGATCAGGGTTACCCTTGTCAATTATACAAAAAAACCTCTCGAAACCGTCACTTGGGCCGCGCTCATAAGCTACTGGGATGAATGGGAGACGGAAGCGTTCGAGCGCATGGGCGAAGGGGACGTTGGGATGCACCTGCCCCGGGTTCTGGGCTACGGCCACGAGTCGATACTGGAGCACGCGGTTCTGACGTTCTCGATTGAGGGCTGTTCTCGTGTCTGTTCGCACCAACTTGTAAGACATAGACTCGCAAGTTATACCCAACAGTCACAAAGATACATAATATTAAACCCAAATGATGTTGAGGAGACCTTCGTAATCCCCGAAAGCATCAAGGAGAGACCGGAGCTCTACGAGAAGTGGAAAAATCTGATGCGCGAAGCCATCGAGCTCTATGAGGAGAGCTACAAAGCTGGAATTCATCAGGAGGACGCGCGCTTTATACTCCCCCAGGCGGTTAGGACGAAGCTCGTCGTGACCATGAACCTGCGCGAGCTGAAGCACTTCTTTGGCCTCAGGCTCTGCGAGAGGGCGCAGTGGGAGATTCGCGAGGTTGCCTGGAAGATGCTGGAGGAGATTGCCAGAAACGACGAGCTCAGGCCGATTATCAGGTGGGCGAAGCTCGGTCCCCGCTGTGTTCAGCTTGGCTACTGCCCGGAGAGGGAGCTGATGCCTGAGGGTTGCTGGAAGAGGACGAAAGAGAAATGGAGGAGAATAGCTGGAATATAA
- a CDS encoding DUF3194 domain-containing protein, whose protein sequence is MDEGASGRKVIHIGLPELSEEQIIEIGELAQETIIKHVFDVLNRSDVKDIEVTMRINHGETLDLEVEVYLEVPIFVKVDVEGLIDEALEKAYAAVERKLREIADEGKNKA, encoded by the coding sequence ATGGACGAGGGAGCCAGCGGGAGAAAGGTTATCCACATCGGTCTGCCTGAGCTGAGCGAGGAGCAGATAATAGAAATCGGCGAGCTTGCGCAGGAGACGATAATCAAGCACGTCTTCGACGTCCTCAACAGGAGCGACGTCAAGGATATAGAGGTTACGATGAGGATAAACCACGGCGAGACCCTCGACCTTGAGGTTGAGGTCTACCTGGAGGTTCCAATCTTCGTGAAGGTGGACGTTGAGGGGCTAATAGACGAGGCCCTTGAGAAGGCCTACGCGGCAGTTGAGAGAAAGCTGAGGGAGATTGCGGATGAGGGGAAAAATAAGGCTTAA
- the pstS gene encoding phosphate ABC transporter substrate-binding protein PstS — translation MKRFAALLLVFLLGIAVLSSGCISSTGEDKSPTSSSTAKSTSTVTQGAKADVKVITIRTTGATFPQYQIQKWIEAYMKAHPDVRIEYEGGGSGHGQEAFLKGLTDIGRSDPPVKESTWKKFLKTGDQPLQFPEIVGAVVVAYNVPGLDELKLDGETLAKIFMGEIEYWDDEAIKKLNPDAKLPHEKIIVVHRSDASGTTAIFTTYLTLVSKEFAEKVGAGKLVNWPVDKMGRGIGGKGNPGVVQALKSTKYSIAYTELSFAIEENLKVAALKNRDGNFVKPTDETIKAAVSALKSKIPDPTEGYKEDLKGLLNAPGENAYPVVAFTHLLVWQNREGKHYSPEKAREIKEFLKWVLTEGQREEYLAPGYVGLPKDVAEIGLNAVDMIQTG, via the coding sequence ATGAAGCGGTTCGCGGCACTGCTGCTGGTGTTTCTGCTCGGAATTGCCGTCCTGTCGAGCGGTTGCATAAGCTCCACTGGGGAGGACAAAAGCCCAACAAGCAGCTCAACGGCCAAGTCCACGTCCACGGTCACCCAGGGGGCCAAAGCCGACGTCAAGGTTATAACCATCCGCACGACCGGAGCGACCTTCCCGCAGTACCAGATTCAAAAGTGGATTGAGGCCTACATGAAGGCCCACCCGGACGTTAGGATCGAGTACGAGGGCGGCGGAAGCGGCCACGGTCAGGAGGCCTTCCTGAAAGGCCTCACGGACATAGGAAGGAGCGACCCGCCGGTTAAGGAGTCCACGTGGAAGAAGTTCCTGAAGACAGGCGACCAGCCCCTCCAGTTCCCGGAGATAGTCGGTGCGGTGGTCGTTGCCTACAACGTGCCCGGCCTCGATGAGCTCAAGCTCGACGGCGAAACCCTCGCGAAGATTTTCATGGGGGAGATAGAGTACTGGGACGACGAGGCGATAAAGAAGCTCAACCCGGACGCGAAGCTCCCGCACGAGAAGATAATCGTCGTCCACAGGAGCGACGCGAGCGGAACGACGGCGATATTCACCACCTACCTCACCCTCGTGAGCAAGGAGTTCGCCGAGAAGGTGGGGGCAGGAAAACTCGTCAACTGGCCGGTGGACAAGATGGGAAGGGGAATCGGCGGAAAGGGCAACCCCGGAGTTGTCCAGGCCCTCAAGAGCACCAAGTACAGCATAGCCTACACTGAGCTCTCCTTCGCCATAGAGGAGAACCTCAAGGTTGCCGCCCTCAAGAACAGGGACGGGAACTTCGTCAAGCCTACGGACGAGACCATTAAGGCGGCCGTTTCGGCCCTCAAGTCCAAAATCCCGGACCCGACCGAGGGCTACAAGGAGGACCTCAAGGGGCTCCTCAACGCGCCCGGCGAGAACGCCTACCCGGTAGTGGCATTCACTCACCTGCTCGTCTGGCAGAACAGGGAAGGAAAGCACTACAGCCCCGAGAAGGCCAGGGAAATAAAGGAGTTCCTGAAGTGGGTCCTCACCGAGGGCCAGAGGGAGGAGTACCTCGCCCCGGGCTACGTCGGCCTCCCGAAGGACGTCGCGGAAATCGGGCTTAACGCTGTTGACATGATTCAGACCGGCTGA
- a CDS encoding bifunctional oligoribonuclease/PAP phosphatase NrnA, translating to MRGKIRLKRFLQRSRDKSFLLLCHHNADPDSLGSAIAFALYLKSIGVENVRIGVAQSVSSYAKRLLTLSPVPLEKDPPVREDVVVIFDTSSLEQLEPIEIPRGKTVIVIDHHAEKEKPIRADIAVVDSSRTSTAEIVWELFKYLDFYDEKAVKALLAGIVTDTANFRFANAKTFKALSEMLERFPVQMGEIFQLVAPVSDENIDQAKRMAVLKACQRMEIRKFRRYIIAVSRVSAYESLACKTFLNLGADIAVVGSEKKGVRISARAKENLVKKGLHLGKIMEKVGPVIDGSGGGHAGAAGANGRKNLDEAIKLILKEIERFLREVD from the coding sequence ATGAGGGGAAAAATAAGGCTTAAACGCTTCCTGCAGCGCTCACGGGATAAATCTTTCCTCCTCCTCTGCCACCACAACGCCGACCCCGATTCCCTCGGCTCGGCGATAGCGTTTGCCCTCTATCTCAAATCAATCGGCGTTGAAAACGTGAGAATAGGCGTCGCCCAGAGCGTCTCCTCCTACGCCAAGAGACTGCTCACCCTCTCACCCGTTCCGCTCGAAAAGGACCCCCCTGTTCGGGAGGACGTGGTGGTAATCTTCGACACCTCCTCCCTCGAACAGCTCGAACCCATCGAGATTCCGCGCGGTAAGACAGTCATCGTCATAGACCACCATGCCGAGAAGGAGAAGCCGATCAGAGCCGATATAGCCGTCGTCGATTCATCGCGCACCTCCACGGCCGAGATAGTCTGGGAGCTGTTCAAATATCTCGACTTCTACGATGAGAAAGCCGTTAAGGCCCTTCTCGCCGGAATAGTCACCGACACTGCAAACTTCCGCTTCGCGAACGCGAAGACATTCAAGGCTCTGAGCGAGATGCTGGAGCGCTTTCCGGTCCAGATGGGTGAGATTTTCCAGCTCGTGGCCCCCGTCAGCGACGAGAACATAGACCAGGCAAAGCGTATGGCCGTTCTCAAGGCCTGCCAGAGGATGGAGATAAGGAAGTTCAGAAGGTACATCATAGCGGTCTCCAGGGTTTCTGCCTACGAATCCCTCGCATGCAAGACGTTCCTGAACCTCGGCGCCGATATTGCGGTGGTTGGGAGTGAGAAGAAGGGAGTGAGGATTTCGGCGAGGGCAAAAGAAAACCTCGTGAAGAAGGGCCTGCACCTCGGGAAGATAATGGAGAAGGTCGGGCCGGTCATAGACGGCTCGGGCGGCGGCCACGCCGGCGCCGCCGGGGCGAACGGAAGGAAGAACCTCGATGAGGCTATAAAGCTGATCCTGAAGGAGATTGAGAGGTTTTTGAGGGAGGTTGATTGA
- a CDS encoding ATP-binding cassette domain-containing protein produces MSVLRHSFSRYWELSRSLRKRQAVIVLVNLVVSYLNIRFALMLRDAINSPGTGRILTLGVFLVLINALSFVVTYLLEVSKRAMQVEIIGRIYRRILHAKEETFRAKTPGEYLTDLISNVVYVSSLSAALIPALIVNAVSFGAYLIALFLLSPRLSLVLLPFLIITVLLFKKQVGELAKVSAKERSRFSMLVERIRTKLEGRKTIRNTSALNGAVRKLNEECSGWYNSVKSLVLASLKYRYLYNTLYRLVPLISVLVGLLWKVDTGTLVAFYMMAGEVIEPLVVILSDLSHVPESYPALKRIDEALNMEEESFGDRTLMRVESIELKNVSYSGILENVNLRISHGDSIGIIGESGSGKTTLANIIACHYRPEKGEVLINSVPAFEFRNPREKIVLVETNEFVFPGTVRENITLWEKFDEEALRDVMEVAKVDLPPDEKIGPGHREVSLGERQRIALARALIRRPEVLILDEALSGVDPDVEAEIIEKIKARGITLIAISHRPSTTKLVDRIVLVEKRTAKEL; encoded by the coding sequence ATGAGCGTGCTCAGGCACTCGTTCTCCAGATACTGGGAGCTGTCAAGAAGCCTGAGGAAGAGGCAGGCGGTTATCGTTCTCGTGAATTTGGTTGTTTCTTACCTCAACATTCGCTTTGCCCTGATGCTGAGAGACGCCATAAACAGCCCGGGTACTGGTAGGATCCTCACACTGGGAGTTTTTCTCGTTTTGATAAACGCCCTGAGCTTCGTGGTTACCTACCTCCTTGAGGTATCGAAGAGGGCAATGCAGGTGGAGATAATCGGCCGAATTTACAGGAGAATCCTGCACGCAAAGGAGGAGACCTTCAGGGCAAAAACCCCCGGCGAATATCTCACCGACCTGATTTCAAACGTTGTTTATGTCAGCTCCCTATCGGCTGCCTTGATACCAGCTTTGATTGTGAACGCGGTAAGCTTCGGGGCGTATCTCATAGCCCTCTTCCTCCTTAGCCCGCGGCTCTCCCTCGTGTTGCTGCCGTTTTTGATAATAACAGTCCTTCTATTCAAAAAGCAGGTTGGAGAACTCGCTAAAGTGTCTGCCAAAGAGAGGAGCAGATTCTCAATGCTGGTTGAAAGGATAAGGACAAAACTTGAAGGCAGGAAAACCATCAGGAACACAAGCGCCCTAAACGGCGCCGTAAGGAAGCTGAACGAAGAGTGCAGTGGATGGTACAACTCAGTTAAGAGCCTGGTGCTCGCATCGTTGAAATACCGGTACCTGTACAACACCCTCTATCGGCTCGTGCCTCTGATCAGCGTTCTGGTCGGACTCCTCTGGAAGGTGGACACCGGAACTCTGGTGGCGTTTTATATGATGGCGGGCGAGGTCATAGAGCCCTTGGTCGTCATTTTAAGCGATCTCAGCCACGTTCCCGAATCTTACCCCGCGCTGAAGAGGATTGACGAGGCGCTCAACATGGAGGAGGAGAGCTTTGGGGACAGGACGCTTATGAGGGTTGAGTCGATAGAGCTGAAAAACGTCTCGTACAGCGGGATACTGGAGAATGTAAACCTGAGGATATCCCACGGGGACAGCATCGGCATCATCGGGGAGAGCGGAAGCGGTAAAACAACCCTCGCCAACATAATAGCCTGTCATTATCGCCCCGAGAAAGGGGAAGTCCTGATAAACAGTGTGCCGGCCTTCGAGTTCAGGAACCCCCGGGAGAAGATAGTTCTGGTGGAGACCAACGAGTTCGTATTCCCGGGAACCGTTAGGGAGAACATAACCCTCTGGGAAAAATTTGACGAAGAAGCCCTGAGGGATGTGATGGAGGTGGCAAAAGTAGACCTGCCTCCTGATGAGAAAATCGGACCAGGACACAGGGAGGTTTCCCTTGGAGAACGCCAGAGGATAGCACTGGCCAGGGCCCTAATCCGCAGGCCCGAGGTGCTGATACTCGATGAGGCCCTTTCGGGAGTCGATCCCGACGTGGAAGCCGAGATAATTGAGAAAATAAAGGCCAGGGGAATAACTTTGATCGCCATATCCCACAGGCCCTCCACCACCAAGCTCGTGGACAGGATAGTGCTGGTTGAAAAGAGAACCGCGAAGGAACTTTAA
- a CDS encoding 2,3-bisphosphoglycerate-independent phosphoglycerate mutase, protein MKQRKGLLIILDGLGDRPIKEFGGKTPLEHANTPNMDGLARWGILGQQDPIKPGQPAGSDTAHLSIFGYDPYRVYRGRGFLEALGVGLDLDEDDLAFRVNFATIENGVITDRRAGRISTEEAHELAKAIQEEVKLPVDFIFVGATGHRAVLVLKGMASGYRVGENDPHEAGKPPHEFAWEDEESRRVAEILDEFVRQAHEVLERHPVNEERRKAGKPVANYLLVRGAGTYPDIPMKFTEQWKVKAAAVVAVSLVKGVARAIGFDIYTPEGATGEYNTDEMAKARKVVELLDEYDFVFLHFKPTDAAGHDNNPKLKVEMIEKADRMIGYIVDKVDLEDVVIAITGDHSTPCEVMNHSGDPVPVLIAGGGVRPDHTESFGERECMRGGLGRIKGHDIVPIMMDLMNRSEKFGA, encoded by the coding sequence ATGAAGCAGAGGAAGGGACTTCTCATAATCCTTGACGGTCTCGGGGACAGACCGATAAAGGAGTTCGGCGGAAAAACTCCGCTTGAGCACGCAAACACACCCAACATGGATGGACTCGCGAGATGGGGCATCCTCGGCCAGCAGGACCCCATAAAGCCCGGCCAGCCGGCGGGCAGTGACACCGCTCACCTGAGCATCTTCGGCTACGACCCCTACAGGGTCTACCGCGGAAGGGGCTTCCTTGAGGCGCTCGGCGTCGGCCTGGACCTCGATGAGGACGACTTAGCTTTCCGCGTAAACTTCGCGACCATCGAGAACGGCGTCATAACTGACAGGCGCGCCGGAAGGATAAGCACTGAGGAAGCCCACGAGCTGGCGAAGGCCATTCAGGAGGAGGTAAAGCTTCCGGTTGACTTCATCTTCGTTGGAGCGACCGGCCACAGGGCGGTTCTCGTTCTCAAGGGCATGGCTTCGGGGTATCGCGTTGGCGAGAACGACCCGCACGAGGCCGGGAAGCCGCCCCACGAGTTCGCCTGGGAGGACGAGGAGAGCAGGCGCGTTGCCGAGATACTCGACGAGTTCGTCAGACAGGCCCACGAGGTTCTCGAAAGGCACCCCGTCAACGAGGAGCGCAGAAAGGCTGGTAAGCCCGTGGCCAACTACCTCCTGGTGAGGGGCGCCGGCACCTACCCGGACATTCCGATGAAGTTCACAGAGCAGTGGAAGGTGAAGGCAGCGGCGGTCGTTGCGGTTTCCCTCGTTAAGGGCGTCGCAAGGGCGATAGGCTTCGACATATACACCCCCGAGGGAGCCACCGGCGAGTACAACACCGACGAGATGGCGAAGGCGAGGAAGGTGGTCGAGCTCCTCGATGAGTACGACTTCGTCTTCCTGCACTTCAAGCCGACCGATGCAGCGGGCCACGACAACAATCCGAAGCTCAAGGTTGAGATGATAGAGAAGGCCGACAGGATGATAGGCTACATAGTTGACAAAGTTGACCTTGAGGACGTCGTTATAGCCATAACCGGCGACCATTCAACGCCCTGCGAGGTCATGAACCACAGCGGCGACCCGGTTCCGGTTCTCATAGCCGGTGGCGGTGTTAGGCCCGACCACACCGAGAGCTTCGGCGAGCGCGAGTGCATGCGCGGCGGCCTCGGCAGGATAAAGGGCCACGACATAGTGCCGATAATGATGGACCTCATGAACCGCTCCGAGAAGTTCGGGGCTTGA